In the genome of Paralichthys olivaceus isolate ysfri-2021 chromosome 10, ASM2471397v2, whole genome shotgun sequence, the window CTTCAACAGATAGTGACTTATTTCAGcagagtcgccctctgctgctCGATTGAGAGAATGCAGGTATCAGGAACGTCCACATTAGCGTCACATTCACAGACGACACTTTTTTGTttaacttcctcttcctctcctcatcttccgctcctcctcttcctttccctCCGATGATCTCATCCTTCgccaacttcttttttttctgtgctccGACAGGTTGAGTGATCGTCACTGGGCTCTGATGGTTCTGTATCAGATGAAATCCACTTCAGTGCTCCGTCACTGTCACGGTGAGTCATTCTGAAACTAATGGTCCAGCACCGAGATGATGATGGAacattcagacgaggggtggggcctgtagagcagcaggaggcgggacatgacgtctaaactctgctgtaaagatcagtgttgttggcgtcggccctcatcaccaaaacatctggaacctcctcatctttccaagtggacgtcttcgtcttctacgtgtacggctcctcttcttcatcctgagagatgagttcttccagtttcacgtccgtcacatgtagaaacctcagagacacgcccactcgctcactggggaggttccagatgtttcactAAAAACATCTTCTTCAACATTAAAGTTCTTCTGAGCTGCAGATCCTGAAGCTTCACTGTGAACAACCACAGAgaaactgtttgtttctgcagcagctgttgtttTCAGTGAGAGTCTCCTCAGCACCCCGGGACCAgactgaaccccccccccccccccccccccgcaccaCCACCTCACCTGCTGACAGGAAAACAATCTAACGCCGAGTCTGGGGGCGAGAACATTTAACGGGAGATTGCAGACGATTTCACCGTTGAGGGAGCTAACGGGGGTGTTGGGGGtgttgggggtggggtggtggagggaggTGAGTGGTTGTCTGGGCCACAGCTCAGAGGGCCCGGCCCCCACAATGCATCTGAATCCAATCCACTGCCTGACGGATTGGGAGGCAAATTGACAGTGTCACATTTCATATCAAAGCAGGAGCAGGGCTGAGGCCTGGTGAAcacaggacagtgtgtgtgtgtgtgtgtgcatgtccgTGCACGCTCATTGGCACAGTTGAATGCAGATGTATTGACACCTgcatgaaatgaagaaaaaatgcAACCCCAGCATCATGAAGCTGCTTGTGTGCAGCTacacaacctgtgtgtgtgtgtgtgtgtgtgtgtgtgtgtgtgtgtgtgcacatgctgaTGGAGTCCTGCAGTATTGTGTTGTACAGTAAAGTGGTGCAGTGACTAACCCTGgagtgtcagtcagtcagtcagtgatgACAACATGATTGACCCCAGTTCAGGATTAAACCCCCccactcctctgtgtgtgtgtgtgtgtgtgtgtgtgtgagagagagagcgtgcacGTTCCTCCTGCAGCAATCAGAGCGGAAACAAACCGTGTTTCTTAGACACCAGTTATCTGTGGTCAGTCTGCTCACACGGTGGTTttctgccctctagtggccacGCACACGACTGCAGGAGGTCACTGCAtcttataataatgataataataataataataatgaaaaccacagaggaagagTTTGATACGAGGAAaagatttatttcacatttttttctttttaaatatcacCAGCTTTGTTTGAGGAATCACAGACATCAAATAACAGGAAGAATCAAGAGGCTCATGTACACAGAAGGACACGAGGTTTTAGATTAAAGATTCAGATTAAACACACGGGACGTCAGTTCTGTTCGAGTTCTGTTCGAGTTCTGTTCGAGTTCTGTTCGGGTTTTGAGTTTTATGGTTCAGACGGAGCAGCGTCTTCATCTGATCCTGTGAGAGGACAACCAGTAGAAAAAGAGGCGAGGGGGTAAAAGTTGGAGCTAAAGTTAAGATGCAGGAGACATGAGGTCATCGCACAacaagcagagacagagacacactgcaaacacacacacacacacacacactagagatCAACAGTTTGACGAATTCAACAATCCGATCACAGGCGACGCAGTTTTTACTAAAGACtgtaaaaagagacaaagatggACGAAATGACGGCTTCCAAACGTGAAGCCAAAACCTCTGCATCCCCTACTGGTGAGAGACAGTAACTGCACGGCAAGAACGTTTAATCATTTTCtaaagtcattttaaaagtagcaaagaattttttttcctctccgaACATTTCGTGTATTTTTTGTGCAAACGTGACTCTTCTCGTGACGTCATCGACACAAGACGGCAGCGTTTGCATCGTAGACATTTTAGCTtcaacaggaagtagagacgcgtcgtccatctttctttaCGTTGTTTACACACCTGGATTCAGACAAAACCTCTTTACACACAGTCTACGGGTACAACGCGTTAAAACCGGCGACCTGGTCGATCTGACCTCGGACCTCCAGTGCAGGCGGGACAAGAAGGGGGCGGAGCAAAGGGCAGAGAGTGTCAGAGTCACACAGGCActtgagaggaaacacaaaaacaccacgACTTCTATTAAGGCACaacagattacacacacacacacacacacacacatctttggAGCAGTGGATTCTCTCGAACACAGAACGACAGTCGCCTTTAAAACGACGTTTCTTTGTGATTCTATCTTTTATCTTTCTTGGTTTCAGATCAGCTGATTGTGAGTCAACGTGAGACGCAGTTGAAATTTCTAACAATGTGGATAAAATGCAGTTTTTCATGTTGTAATAGTTCCAACGTTTGTTCGTCCATCTTCTCCGAAGTTCGtttaaaattgaaaattaaaattcaaCCCTGACGGATTCACGGgtggatttttcttttactttgtcaAAGTCTAGTTGTTGGACTCAGTTTGTGGAAGAGAAAACATCTCCAGTCACATGATCATATTCCTGTTTCTCGTTTGAAGGAAATACATTcgaatgtttttacttttcacgACATTTAGCACAGACgaccacaaacagcagctcacggcgataaatacagattttacCTGAAGAATAAAGTTGGAAATATtcttaaacttttttaaatatgttgaaaGTCAACTAATCCCATAAAAACTGATAATGTCTCAAGTGTCTCTTTAGAAACACGTCAGCAACTAATACGATGTCAGAATATTTCTTTAAACAGCTGGAAACTGATGTTTGATGCTGCCGTCGTCAGGAACCATTTCATGggattcatttaaaacaaactacAGCGACGGTTGAACCAAACTGTGAAGGCCTCTGAGGCAGATTCCtggttttataaataaaactgactcAAGgctgagtgtggggggggggctccgcTTCGTCCAATGAGGATTTAAAGAAAACCAGGAAGTGGATTTCATGGAGTCGTGGCCAGTTTGAGCtccaacattaaaataaaaacaactgcacGGGTCACTTTGGTTCACACGTCACAAATCTGCACAAATTCCACAAAGGCTTCAGTTTGACGCACTTTGAAGGGGGACGAAGTCGGGGGACGAAGTCGGGGGACGAAGTCGGGGGACGAAGTCGGGGGACGAAGTCGGGGGACGTTATGGAGGTTTTACAGCAGCAcgacgaggaggaggacatgatgtcaaataaacatcaacacagaaaaacGGTTTTAACAGTCGTCTGAAAACACTGAACCTCTGCAGAGAGGACGAGACTGGAGTTAAACATGGAGTcactggttctgtctgttcatgggACGAgttgacaataaaaacaataaaataacacaaataataaaaatgtcacCATCTTTAATCTCCTCTGTGGTTTTTAATTTTgggaaacaaatgtttaaatgtgacacGACTGGATCCAATTAAACAACTTCAGCTGCTCGTCCAGAAGAATCAGCACCGAAAATCatcagaggtacacacacacacacacacacacacacacacacacacacacacacacacacacacacacacacacacacacacacacacacacacacacacacacacacacacacgtgatgtGATCCATGGGAATATCATTGGCAATGTGTGGAATATTAATCATATATATTTGTCATTtgattcagatcttttttcttcattagtttcattatttcaatcttctcttcttctctctttacgtttaatctttaatctgtttctctctctctctctcgtttgtGCTCGACGGTGCACAAGCTCAAACAGTCTCTCTTCCGACCGGGCGTTTCTGAAATAACATCCTCTACCCTACGTAGGTCTCCACTCTGAACATAGACGCAGAGGAGCGTGAGCGCTTTAGCTCCGGGGGAGGAGGCCCTTCTTGTAGGCCACGAGGCCCGCTGCCGTGGCAACTGTCAGGAAGGCGGAGACTCCTGTGATCTTGAGGAGGCCGCCGACCGACGGCAGATTCCTCTCCCAGAAGGTGGTGACGATGGGCAGAGCAGGAACTTCCTGTGGGAGGGAGGAGACGAGCGTGAGCTACGTTTATCCAGGTTTTCACTTCCTGAAAATCTTTAGAATATTTCTCTCACCACACACTGAGGCTCCGGCTGCCAGATCTGACTCTGCTGGATTTTACCCATAACACACAGGACCTGCAACAGACGACAGCAGCACGAGTCGttgatcatcatcatttcaaaaaaatgtgttaaaagctGCCGCCAACGATCGATGAACCTCGAGAACTGCTGTGTCTACAAACTGTGGCGGCTTTTggaaatttgaatttgaattaacAACAAGTGGAAATGTCATAATTGAAATATTGACGTTTGGTATGAAGTTTAATTTAGTAAGTTAGTTTCACTGAACCCGTGAATATTAAACTTCTCTCCTGGTTCCTGAAGGGTTTGGAGGTGGGTGTGGCTCTCACCTCTCTGGCCGCCCTCTCTCCGGCCTGCACCGCCCCCTCCATGTAGCCGCTCCACTCTGTGGCCGTCTCCGTCCCAGCGAAGTACAACCTGCCCACCGGCTCCCTCAGCACCCTGCGGAGGACAGGAGGAGCTAGTTTGTCCCTTAGTCTCTTAGTTTGTCTTTttactggtttgtttgtttgtctgcaggacgGAAGGCGTGGAGGAGACTCACTTGCCGTACTGGGTGAGGATTCCTGGGGGGAAATAAGCCGTGTAGCAGCCTCCAGAATATTCCTCCTCACACCAGTTCTTCTCCTCGTAGTGAACCGGCTGAAACACACAGGACACGAGTGTTTGAACCAGTGAAGCTGAGACCGTTCACTGTGGGGCTGGTCCCCGAAGTGAGAACACGACAAACAAGTGAAAGTTAAAGACTCTGGTGAAGCAGCGATGCTCCACGCGACGCTCGGTGCGGACGCTCGTAAAAACCAAACCAATCCCGCGGTGGTGAGTCACATGACTCTGATGCTGAGACGTGTGAGAAACGTCCAGTCTGAGGGTGAACTCACATGCAGAGCCTCCTCTGAGCCCAGCACCCTGGAGTAGATCTCACAGATCCTCTTCAGCctgaaaacagcaacaacagtctGGATTAAACGGATCCTGCAGCTCGGGACAGTTTGAATCTTCCGTCTCGTCTGCGCTGTGAgacccacctctcctctttgGTCAGTCCTGATAGTTTCCTGCACTTACGGGCCAGGATGAATCTGAAGGCCAAAAGAAAATGATCAGCGACGAggcaaatacacaaacacactgtgaacacaacactgtCACATTATGACACGCGACACAAAACTGCATCTAGCAGAGAAACGAttcactcttttattttattctgagaATACGTTTTATTCTGTTCCTCACTGTTTGTCCTCAGCAGAGAAATCAGAAAGATTCACTCACGTCCGTCCTTCAATacttgaaataataaaagttaatGTTGATCACAGGAAATAATATTATCAGAGTTATTTTTCACCCCATGATCGCAGGTACACTCCCATCAGGCTTTGTGTCGTCCAGCGTCAGGCCAATAGGAGCGCCCTCCTCCTCGATCACCATGCTGCCACAGtaacctggacacacacacacacacacacacacacacacacacacacacacacacacgttgagtTTTAGGACATAATCAGCTCAGaggtcagtgtgtttttaaagataaagGATTAATTAGTAaattaacattgtttttttaagttaattCATAAAATCTGAAGGCTGAGAAGTgacgacacacaaacagtcagaggtcaaactttttttttgttcctgtgtgtttgtcttttgtcgAGAAGCTGTGagacacttttgtttttaaggagtttacagaaaatgaatttaaagcCGACAGTTATGTGAAATCTTCTGTGTGATGTCACTCGACGGATGTGTTCTGTGTTTCATGACCTCAGACTTCCTTCGTACCTTTCTTCCTCCAGAAGTTCTCCTTGTAGTAAACCATGCACTTGATGACGGAGCCCATGGGGACGCGGTGGATCAGCTGGTTCCTGAGCGGCGGCAGCTCGGGGTTAAAGTGCATCTTCAGATTCAGGCCGGGAGGAGTCGCCACGATCACGTACTTggcctgaggagagagagagagagagagggagagggagagagagagggagaagacagTGTGAGCTGCATCACCTGTAAGGCAGGTTACCTAGCaaccagcagatggcagcacAGAGCAACTCTATAGGCCGAAGTTAGTGATTCAGAAGTGTCATAGTTTTATAAGTAAcgtacaaatacaaatactgtgacagggtactactactactactaatgttGGACACAGTTACTCCATCAACTGGAGATCTGACATCAAAAGtacacacaataataaatataatagagTATAAAGTTGTGTATTGTGGTGGAGTAGACAGGTCCAGTCTGCCGCTGTACTTGAGTACATGTACTTAGTTACTCTCCAGCTGCAGGAGACGTGCTCCGCTCGTTACCGTGTAGGTTTGTTTGTCCAGCgtctccaccaccaccaggtCTCCGCTCTGGTCGATCCTGTAAACCGGAGACTGCAGCTTCACGCGGTCTCCCAGCTCCTTCGCCATGAACTCGCTGATCTGACTGGAGCCGCCCACGAACTTCCTCTCCTGCAGGACGGAGAGAgagcatggggggggggggggtcggtcAGCATCATGAGATTAAACCACCGACAGATCGGATCTCTGGTTTTTATGATCTATTTTCTCAGGTTACATTTGTTCTATCCAGTCTGATCCTGACTCCTCCACGATAATAAAACCCACATTCAGGAGAGAAGCCGATAAAGGTCTGTTGATTCCTCCTGAATCCAGCCTCCGTCATTCCTCTAAACATTTCCTGAACCAGAGGGAGAGTTTATTTTGGAGAAGCTCAGACCGACGACGGCTGAAtgacagaggagggaaaagTGCTGCCAAGCTCTCGTACGCAAAATGAAATAGACGGTGAACTTTTCCATATGGGCAGTTTCAACATCTCTGTGTTCTCAGTGCATTCCACTGTTGCATCGTGGGAGGAATTCTCCTGCCAGTCACTGGAGCTAAATAAACCTGAACACGGCGAGTCTGAACTTGTCCTGTTAGACTGAGGAGGACAGAGTTCTCACCCTCCTCCGCTCAGGTTCACTCAGAGTGTGCAGCGACCCACCTGTCCTCCGTTAGAGGTGGAGAAGATCCTCATGGTTCCTCCGCACTGTTTCACGTACCAGAGGAACCACAGCGCCGACACCTCGTGAGGTTCAGACGTCACGTTCACGTTGACGAACAGTGTGGCGAAGCGGAGAACAGTGCTACACGGAGAGAGGGACTAAAAATCAAAGTTTGAATTTTCCCAACATCGTCTGCAGCATGATTTTATATGAACGTCTCTCGACTCCGTCTCTCGGTTCGTGTTTACCTGGTCCAGCAGATTTTTTCAAAGAGCTGCTGCATGGACATCTTGTCCCACTCCTCAGCGTGAGGAGCTCTCCACGGAGCCTCCCTGGGAATCTGACACACAGAATAATATATAAgattatattttcaataaaagaTCAAGAATtcaaagagaggaggagtagAAACAGAAGAACTTTACCTCTTTGCCCATCTCGTCCATCGTCCTGAACAGGTTGTTGAAGTCCAGCAGGACGATGGGGTTCCACATGGGGGGGAAGGAGCCTTTGAACGGGTACGACTTTCCCTGTTCAACACACATCGTCATCATCAGAGAACATTCCAACAGATATTACATTCATGATCAAATCCAATATCATGTTTCGGCTCCGTCCTGGTGAGGACGTCAaataaaaacttatttttttattaaagaatACTTCCTGAAACATAAGACTCTTCATCCGTGAGCTTCGTTTACCATTAAATCTGTGACATAAATATTCACATGAGTTTCTCAGGCTGTTTACACGTAGTAGAGATTTTCTTTGAAACCGACCTAACCTTACCTCCAGTTACCGTGACGATGAGCAGTAAAGAGGGTCGAGGGTCAGCTGGGTAAACGGTTGTGcaacaattcctgattcaggcTCATTAAACCCGATAAGAGCGTCCACACGTTGTTTATGTGACGGACTCTTGATCTGTTTCTCAACCTCACAACTGATTAACTAATACATGATGGATCATGGTTATTAAAGTCAACACAGCAGATTACACAGCTGCTCTTCAGAATTCTTCATGTTCACGCTCACTTTACATATCGATGTTTTAAATTCTTCAAGAGTTTTTCCCGTAAAGGAAATTGTCGAGAGAGTTGATGTTCTGTTTATCAGAGGATCTCTGCCAGTGAAACTCTGACACAGAGCAAACACTCGCTCTATAAATCCTTTCCTCATAATCTGATCTGGTTCTTCAACTGGTTCCGTTCAGGTTCCATCAAGAACTAAAACTCAAAGTGGAGCTGGACCGAGGTCGATGCAGATGTTAAAGAATTCAGAGACTGAAGTTGgccgataataataatatatatatattataatatataatataatatattatagaTCTTCTGCCAACAAACTGTGACACGATTCATCAGCGTTAGAGCGTTTCTTGGATTCTGACGTCCACGTGTTCTTCACTGACGTGTTCTGATccagaacattttctttttcccgtCGATCACTTGAGATAACGGGCGACACCTGTTCATTCAAGCGTGTGAGCTGCTGTAAACGTCTCTGCAGGACAACGTGTCTCACATTCAGATTGAGAGGTCCATTTCTTTTAAAGCCCATTAAACTGGAATCACTCGGATTCTGTTGTTGTGGCTCAGTCtgcagcagcctctctctctctctctctctctatatatatatatatatatatatatatatatatatatatatatatatatatatatatatatatatataggtccTTCTATCCCAGAGGAACGAAGGACAAACTATCCCAGGATGCTTTGTGCTTCAGTGATGCTTTAAAATCAGGCTTCAGCTCAACCACACAGCTGACGGTGCAGACGTTAATCAAGATCAATAAAGAGTCAAGTCGTGAAATAAAAGACGAGTCGCTCGGTGCACGtgtgtcatctgtgtttgtgaggaggAGAACAAGAAACAGCTCCATTCTAATTACGACCAGGTCTGATGTAACATCCATCGCCATGACGACGTCACTGTCCATCGACCGCACGGacgcctgctgctgctcggctTCTTATTACCTGACAAATATCACCACGGCCAATCCTGACGGGACTCCACTTTCTAATGACTCGCACCGTTTGGTTCTTATCAAACTGAAACtcaagagacacaaacagaaagaacaaCAGGTCTGTCACCATGGAGACGCCGGCCGAGTgaagacaggaggaggatgggCGGATggggggaggtgtgtgtgtgtgtgtgtgtgtgtgtgtttgcagcagcaTCTGCGTCCACTTCAGCGACTCAGCTTCACTGGACTGAACACACGAGTCACTGTGCTGAAGAATGGACGACAGTTTCAGACGCCACACGCTCGTCTGTGTTTCACACGTTTATCTTGTGACGCTCATCTTTATATTCTGATCCCAGAGATCTGAGAGCAGCTGAAGCTCCACGTGAGGATTCTGTGTCGAATCTTCTACTGAATCAGAATCTGTATGAAAACACACGagactgagcaacagcgccccctgcagccacacatgctGATTAATCCTGTTGAGCTCCGAGGACGTAGACCGTaaattaaagatggacgacatgaccgcTCCAGGAAGTGAATCCAAAATGTCCCGATCGCCCGAGATGCCTCGTTCACCTTCGTACAGTAAATTCAGGGGCTGCGTTCGGAGaccaaatacaaatacaaagccCCGATCCTTCGAGTGCGTCGTTCATCCCAGAGAAACGCAGCCTCCAGCAGGTGAATCCTTCTCAAGCCAACGTTTCCCAGAATTCTTTGCATTTTGCTGCTCGTGTTTCTGGATTTTCACCTCCCTCTCATTTTAGGTTTCCTAACCTGGACTGAATAATTAAAGATCTCGTCTTTTATTCTAAACTCTGATTTCTGCATTAGAGAAATATTTAGACACGTCTGTGGTTCCTCCATTTCACTTCAGCTCGTGTGAACGTGCAGCGAGGACACAATCTGACGCTCTTTCTCAATCTCTGATAACCAGGTCTAGTGTTTAATCAGAGTCTGTTTCCACATCTCTGATAGTGATGCCTCATTAATAAACCCGTGCTGAGAGCTGCAGATGCAAGATGACTGATAAGGGAAGCCAGCACTGGCCCTTTGGATTACAGTCTGCCATAGAAAAGCTGATTAGCTCCGCGGCTCGGGAGAAAGCTAGTCCTAATCACACAATGGCTCAGGACACATGCTGCTTcactgtctctccagctcctcgtACACTGTCTCTCAGATCACTTTCTTCC includes:
- the mao gene encoding amine oxidase [flavin-containing], which translates into the protein MTEPSDSYDVIVVGGGISGLSAAKLLKSQGLNPVVLEARNRVGGRTFTVQNKETKWVDLGGAYIGPTQNRILRLAREYNVKTYKVNEQEKLVHYVKGKSYPFKGSFPPMWNPIVLLDFNNLFRTMDEMGKEIPREAPWRAPHAEEWDKMSMQQLFEKICWTSTVLRFATLFVNVNVTSEPHEVSALWFLWYVKQCGGTMRIFSTSNGGQERKFVGGSSQISEFMAKELGDRVKLQSPVYRIDQSGDLVVVETLDKQTYTAKYVIVATPPGLNLKMHFNPELPPLRNQLIHRVPMGSVIKCMVYYKENFWRKKGYCGSMVIEEEGAPIGLTLDDTKPDGSVPAIMGFILARKCRKLSGLTKEERLKRICEIYSRVLGSEEALHPVHYEEKNWCEEEYSGGCYTAYFPPGILTQYGKVLREPVGRLYFAGTETATEWSGYMEGAVQAGERAAREVLCVMGKIQQSQIWQPEPQCVEVPALPIVTTFWERNLPSVGGLLKITGVSAFLTVATAAGLVAYKKGLLPRS